The DNA sequence TTGAATTCGGGGCATCCCACGGCGAGATCTGCCGGTTGCTCTTCGAGAATGAGAATTACGGCCATCTGGAGCTTCTTCGCATGGCTTTGGGCTCCCTGGTGACCGAGTGTCATGGCCGCCTGGCCTGGACCGTCATAACAGAGGGAATGTTCAGTCGAACGGGCACGAACTTTAACGATGCCGACGGGATACTGGATCATCTGGTTATGATCGAGAATCTCGAAGTAGGCGTCCTTTTCAGGGACTGGGAGGAAGGGGGCGTCAAGGTCACCTTCCGCTCAAAAGGACGTGTGGATGTCTCGTCGATCGCCCGCCGTCTTGGGGGAGGCGGACGGCCGACAGCCGCCGGTGTTCTGCTGCCCTTCCCGCTTCGCGAAGCATTGGAGACAGTCTTGCCCCGCATCCGGAAGATTCTCGGCGGCGGTGTAATGTAAAAATCATGAGCCCAGCAGATAAAAATAAATCCCCGGCGGATATCGAGCCGGAGGTCTTTGAGAGAATGGTTCACGAAATGCTGTCCTATTTGGGTGAAGACCCCGAACGGACGGGGCTTCAAGATACTCCCAAGCGGGTTCGCAAGGCGCTCGAATATTTTACACGGGGATATCACCAAAATATTAACGATGTCCTCAACAACGCGATTTTTGAAGAAGAATGCGATGAGATGGTTATCGTGCGGAATATCGATTTCTTCTCGCTCTGCGAGCATCACATGCTGCCGTTTTATGGCAAGGCGCATGTGGCCTACATTCCCAACGGAAAGATTGTGGGTTTGTCCAAAATTCCGCGGCTGGTCGAGGTCTTTTCCAGGCGCCTGCAGATTCAGGAGCGTATGACGCAGCAGATCGCGCGAACATTGAATGATTTGATCCATCCCAAGGGCGTCGGTGTCGTGGTGAATGGGTTTCATCTATGTGTCGCCATGCGGGGCGTGGAGAAATTGAACGCGATGGCGACAACGAGCGCGATGCTGGGGACGTTCCGTGAAAATCGCGCGACACGGGCGGAATTCATGGGCCTCATCGAAACAAAGGCGCGATGACGCTCCGGCCGATTCACGCCTGTTGAATCCGCAACATTAAAACGCCCCTCGATTGTAAAACCGAGGGGCGCTCTTCATGCGAGATGAACGGAACTTCTAGATCTCATCGAAGAAGTAGGGCTGCAGGCACTGGAGTCTCGCTTCCCATTCTTCCGGATACATAAACCAGAGCACCACCGCGACACTTGACAGCAGCGAGTTGCCGTCTTGAGGCGTAAAGCTGAAGCCGATGACGCTTCCGTCACCGGTGACATGCAGCGACTGAAGCGGCACCACGGTCTGGTTGAGAATCCGGCCGTAGTGTCCGTGATCCCGTCCAAACGAGAAGATCGCGTTGGCGGATTTTTTCTCGGTGACCGCGACTCTTTCATTGTCGCGGATGCGGGAAATGGCTTGATTCAGTGTGATGGGTTTGTTCAGGGTGATATCAAACCATACATTATGCATATACTGCGTATTCAGTTTAATGGCGGATGAGAAAAGATTCAGATCCATGCCCAATGTTTGGAAGAGGTGATAGGCATCCCGGGCGTGGTGTGTGCCGAAGCGGGGGTCGCTGTGTTTGCCGACTTGAGGGGCCGGAAGGAAAGAGCTGTCCTGGCTGATATCATTTGCCCTTCTCATCATGACGAATTTGGCCGATTTGAGGTTTTCGGGGCCCTCATGCGCCAGTACGAGGGAATGCAACAGCACGGCGATATTATGTGTGTTGCAGGATACGACTTGAACAAACTGATCTTTCCCGCGTATAAGCGCTGAATCGTTCATACCGCGGGCATACATTTTTCCAAATCCGAATTCCGAGCCTTGGGCGATAAAGCCCAGCGTGTTGTGCTTGAATTTTTCGTAAAAATCGATTTTGTTCTGGTGTCCCACCCCGGATGGCGTGCAATCAATCACAACATCGGCGTTATTCAAAGCGTCGAGGTGATTTGAATGAACCTTCATCCCAAGGTCCTCAAAATGTGGAATCGATTCGTCATCTGTCGACAAGAGCGCGCCACGTCTGATGAGATCAAGCACCTTGGAACGATCAGAGGTTAACGGCTGGCGTTTGTGAAAGGAGACGACGTCAATCCCAAAATCCTTCTTAAAATCGCACAGCAGCCCGATGAGAGGCTCACCGATGGTTCCGGTGCCAACAACATGGACCTGGCGTTTCTTGCTCATGGTTTCATTTCCTCCTTGGGGGGCTGAAATTTCTCATGATTCCCGTCATCGAATTTCCTCCGAGGTTTGTCATCCCCAGAAAGATCTATTATTCCCTAAAAAGACCGATTTGAAAATGCCGTGACGGCGCCAGATTAACAGGAGAGCGAGAGGAGTCAAGTTTCTGGCGAGGCCGCCTTGACCAGCGGCGCCCGGGACTGAGACAATCCCCCCATTGCGAGGTGATATTTCAGGGTCCAATAGTCCAGTTTCAGATAGGGAGGGAGAGACCCATGTCGCTGGAAGATGCAGCCGGAACCCGGTTGGAGGTGAACGCCACTGGAGAGGATAGATTCGCCGCATTTCCGGTCATCGGCGCCAGACGCCGTGTGCCGCTCTTGGACGGGCGCTGGGTGAACCAAATCTTCCTTGATAACGCGGCAAGTACGAAGCCTTTTCAGGCCGTCAGTGATTTTCTGCAGGAAATCCAGCACTACTACTCCAATATTCATCGAGGGATCGGTTTCGACTCGGCCTTCTGCACCCACCGCTATGAAGAGGCCCGGGATATCATCGGTGGCTTCGTGGGATGGGATCCTTCTCGTGATGTAGTCATTCCCGTTCGAAATACAACGGAAGGGCTCAACCTTCTCGCTAATACCATCCCATTCGAGCAGGGTGATCGTGTCTTGATCTCGCTGCTGGAGCACCACAGCAACGATCTCCCCTGGAGGGGAAAAGCCCGGGTCGAGTTGATTCCCATCGACAAAAATGGGCGGGTCGATTTTGAAAGGCTGGAAGCCCAGCTCGATCCTGCCAAGGGCCGGGTCCGGCTGATCAGCATCACGGGGGCCTCGAATGTCACGGGAATCATCCTTCCCATACACGACATCGCACAGATGGCCCATCAGCACGGAGCCTATATGATTGTGGACGGGGCCCAGCTGGTACCGCACCGCCGGGTCCGGATGAGATCCCATGATGATCCCGGCCATATCGACTTCCTCGTTTTCAGCGCCCACAAGATGAATTCTCCCTATGGGGAGGGGGCCGTGGTCGGACGGCGGGACCTCTTTGCCGCAGCGATTCCCTATTTGCAGGGGGGGGGCACCGTTTACTCTGTCAGCTTGGATCATGTCGTTTGGGCCGATCCACCGGACCGCCAGGAGGCGGGAACACCGAATATTCTCGGGATGTTCGCCATGGCCAAGGCGATTCAGGTGATGGAAGAGATCGGGATGGAAACGGTGGAGGCGCATGAGCGCCGGCTGACGGAGCGGCTTCTTGATGGAATGGCATCGATTCCCGACATCGGCGTTTTGGGTCCCAAGGATCCCGCTCATACCGAGGACCGGCTGGGTGTGGTCACCTTTATGATGGCGGGTTTGCATCACGCCCTTGTGGCGGGGATACTTTCCTACGAATGGGGAATCGCCATTCGCCAGGGATGTTTCTGCGCGCATCCCCTCATCAAGAATCTGTTGAACATTTCCAAGGAGCAGGAAAGACTTTTTGAAGATGAGATTCACCGCGGGGACCGCCGGAATACTCCCGGCGCGGCCCGGGTCAGTCTGGGCGTCCATAATATTTCTGAAGATGTCGACACTTTTGTGGAGGCTCTTCGGCTCATCGCGCG is a window from the Candidatus Eisenbacteria bacterium genome containing:
- a CDS encoding aminotransferase class V-fold PLP-dependent enzyme, encoding MSLEDAAGTRLEVNATGEDRFAAFPVIGARRRVPLLDGRWVNQIFLDNAASTKPFQAVSDFLQEIQHYYSNIHRGIGFDSAFCTHRYEEARDIIGGFVGWDPSRDVVIPVRNTTEGLNLLANTIPFEQGDRVLISLLEHHSNDLPWRGKARVELIPIDKNGRVDFERLEAQLDPAKGRVRLISITGASNVTGIILPIHDIAQMAHQHGAYMIVDGAQLVPHRRVRMRSHDDPGHIDFLVFSAHKMNSPYGEGAVVGRRDLFAAAIPYLQGGGTVYSVSLDHVVWADPPDRQEAGTPNILGMFAMAKAIQVMEEIGMETVEAHERRLTERLLDGMASIPDIGVLGPKDPAHTEDRLGVVTFMMAGLHHALVAGILSYEWGIAIRQGCFCAHPLIKNLLNISKEQERLFEDEIHRGDRRNTPGAARVSLGVHNISEDVDTFVEALRLIARKEWKGHYKQDIATGEFLPENFHFDFSPLPGF
- the folE gene encoding GTP cyclohydrolase I FolE; translated protein: MSPADKNKSPADIEPEVFERMVHEMLSYLGEDPERTGLQDTPKRVRKALEYFTRGYHQNINDVLNNAIFEEECDEMVIVRNIDFFSLCEHHMLPFYGKAHVAYIPNGKIVGLSKIPRLVEVFSRRLQIQERMTQQIARTLNDLIHPKGVGVVVNGFHLCVAMRGVEKLNAMATTSAMLGTFRENRATRAEFMGLIETKAR